The window AAGCCTACGCCTACAGGCTTGTCGGTGGATTGTTTGAGGCTGTCAATCAGGTCTTTGACGCGGCTTTGTAGCTCACTGCGGATGCCGGTGACCCCGGTGACGCTGACCAAGTAAACAAATCCCTGGGCCTGGGCGGCGATCGCCTGAATGCGCTCGGGTGGCGAGGTTGGGGCCACCAGCAGCGTGACGTCAATATTGGCGGCAGCAGCCCCAGCTAGCAGCGCATCGACCTCTTCGAGGGGTAGGTCAGGTACTACTAGGCCCGCAACCCCAGCTGCCGCTAGATCGGCCATAAACTGGTCAATGCCTCGGTTGAGAATGGGGTTGTAGTAGGTAAACAAAATTAGCGGTGCCTGCAACGGCGGCTGCAGCGCTTTCACCATACCAAGAACGGCATCGAGGGTTACACCATGGTCCAGGGCGCGGGTGGCCGCCGCCTGAATCACCGGCCCGTCAGCTAAGGGGTCGGAGTAGGGTACCCCCAACTCGATGAAGTCAGCTCCATTTTGGTCGAGCACCCGCAGGGCCGCAGCGGTGGTGCCGAGGTCAGGATCGCCAGCGGTAATAAAGGGAATCAGGGCGCATTCGCCCCGCGCTCGCAGGTCACGGAAGCGATCGGAAACAAGAGCCATGGCAGGGTACCGAAGACTTAATGCAAAGAAGCTGGGCCAAAGAGGTTGAGCAAATCGCCCAATAGAGCACTCTAGGGCAAGAGGGGCACTACGTCTATGGTTGGGGATTTAAGGTTCAGGGTTTGAGGCTTCCACAGGTCTACCCCTTGAGAAACATGGATGACGCCCTACTCCTTGTCGCTCTCACCGAGCTTGTCTTGTAAAGCGGCTAGCTGTTCGGGGCTGAGCTCGTCAAGGCGTTGCTGCAACACTGCCGACTCATAGTCTTCC is drawn from Leptolyngbya subtilissima AS-A7 and contains these coding sequences:
- the trpA gene encoding tryptophan synthase subunit alpha, yielding MALVSDRFRDLRARGECALIPFITAGDPDLGTTAAALRVLDQNGADFIELGVPYSDPLADGPVIQAAATRALDHGVTLDAVLGMVKALQPPLQAPLILFTYYNPILNRGIDQFMADLAAAGVAGLVVPDLPLEEVDALLAGAAAANIDVTLLVAPTSPPERIQAIAAQAQGFVYLVSVTGVTGIRSELQSRVKDLIDSLKQSTDKPVGVGFGVSDPDQAQQLKAWGADGVIVGSAFVKRLAADTPEVALQTIADFCQSLKAALA